A portion of the Oncorhynchus gorbuscha isolate QuinsamMale2020 ecotype Even-year linkage group LG07, OgorEven_v1.0, whole genome shotgun sequence genome contains these proteins:
- the LOC124040367 gene encoding ribonuclease T2-like → MKSLALVVLLCLGCGLMSSSFVLASPHMWSKLILTQHWPSTFCSMEHCDPKFDYWTLHGLWPDKGQECNSSWHFNVTLIQDLLPDMQKWWPDLITPASSEFWQYEWQKHGTCAAKAESLNSQHKYFGKVLELYHTVDLDGVMKKFNIVPSEAYYTFDHIEGIIFNFYSVKPKIQCIHPKGGKVQILGQIEICFNSDFQLANCEHSETDTLRLIDFLNVKGTEFSVCDHATPVYYPPLKGKPSM, encoded by the exons ATGAAATCTTTGGCGCTTGTTGTCCTGCTGTGCCTTGGCTGTGGTCTGATGTCTTCCTCATTCGTACTCGCGTCGCC GCATATGTGGAGTAAATTGATCCTGACTCAACACTGGCCAAGCACATTTTGCAGT ATGGAACACTGTGATCCCAAATTTGACTACTGGACTTTGCATGGACTGTG GCCAGATAAAGGCCAGGAATGCAATTCATCTTGGCACTTCAATGTAACTCTAATCCAG GACCTACTTCCAGATATGCAGAAGTGGTGGCCGGATCTTATAACTCCAGCATCCTCTGAATTCTG GCAATATGAATGGCAAAAACATGGAACGTGTGCTGCAAAAGCAGAGTCCCTAAACAGTCAACACAAATACTTTGGCAAAGTCCTGGAGCTGTATCACACGGTAGACCTTGACGG AGTGATGAAGAAATTTAACATTGTGCCCTCGGAGGCGTACTACACT TTTGACCACATCGAAGGAATCATTTTCAACTTCTACAGTGTGAAACCAAAGATTCAGTGTATTCATCCAAAG GGTGGGAAGGTGCAAATCTTGGGCCAGATCGAGATCTGCTTCAACTCAGACTTCCAACTTGCCAACTGTGAGCATTCTGAGACAGACACTCTGAGACTAATTGACTTCCTCAATGTTAAAGGTACAGAGTTTAGTGTATGTGACCATGCCACACCTGTCTACTACCCTCCCCTTAAGGGGAAGCCATCAATGTAG